In Litoreibacter ponti, the genomic stretch TCCGCGAATTCCAGCGTGGGGGCATTGCCTGAGCCGTCTTTCTTCATCTTCGAGCCGGACGCATTTGCCACGCGCCAATCGGCGACGGCGGCTGCAAAAATGGCGGCATCTGCGGGCAAGGCAGCCTCGACCGCGTCTTTCATCTGCTGTGCCGTTTGCACGTTCACGACATTTACGCCTGCGGGCGGCGGCACATCGGCGGGGCCGCTTATGAATGTCACATCCGCCCCCAGCGCCGACAGCGCGCGGGCGAGTGCCGTGCCCTGCGCGCCGGAGGAACGATTGGCGATGTAGCGCACGGGGTCAATTGGCTCGTGGGTGGGGCCGGAGGTCACGATGATGTGGCGGCCTTTCAGGGGGCCATCGTGAAGTGCCGCCTCGACCGCATCGACGATGGCGAGCGGCTCTGACATGCGGCCGGGGCCGTGTTCGCCGCAGGCCATGTCGCCCACATCGGGGCCCACGACCAGCACGCCGTCGCCCTGCAAGGTGGCGAGGTTGCGCTGCGTGGCGGGATGTTCCCACATGCGGACATTCATGGCGGGCGCGATCAACATGCGCTTATCGGTGGCCATCAGCAGGGTCGAGGCCAAATCATTGGCGAGCCCGCCCGCCATCTTTCCCATCAGGTCGGCGGTCGCGGGGGCGACGACGACGAGATCGGCGGCGCGGCTGAGCTCGATATGGCCCATCTCGGCCTCGTCGGTCAGGTCGAACAAGTCGCGGTAGACCTTGTTGCCTGCGAGTGCCGAGGTGCTTAGCGGCGTGACGAACTCTTCGGCCGCGCGGGTCAGCACGGGCACCACATCGGCCCCGCGCTCGCGCAGTCTGCGGATCAGGTCGAGCGACTTGAAGGCCGCGATCCCGCCGCCGATGATCAGAAGTATCCGTTTGCCTGCCAGCATCTTAGGCCCTCACATAACGCGCCCAC encodes the following:
- the coaBC gene encoding bifunctional phosphopantothenoylcysteine decarboxylase/phosphopantothenate--cysteine ligase CoaBC, producing the protein MLAGKRILLIIGGGIAAFKSLDLIRRLRERGADVVPVLTRAAEEFVTPLSTSALAGNKVYRDLFDLTDEAEMGHIELSRAADLVVVAPATADLMGKMAGGLANDLASTLLMATDKRMLIAPAMNVRMWEHPATQRNLATLQGDGVLVVGPDVGDMACGEHGPGRMSEPLAIVDAVEAALHDGPLKGRHIIVTSGPTHEPIDPVRYIANRSSGAQGTALARALSALGADVTFISGPADVPPPAGVNVVNVQTAQQMKDAVEAALPADAAIFAAAVADWRVANASGSKMKKDGSGNAPTLEFAENPDILAGVSQLKQNRPKLVVGFAAETDDVEVNATAKRARKGCDWIVANDVSPETGIMGGSENAVTVISDAGADSWPRLSKDQVAAKLAAKIAEALA